The proteins below come from a single Chryseobacterium sp. MA9 genomic window:
- a CDS encoding AraC family transcriptional regulator: MQQKNNSAVLKEEDKKDIDVIYQGEISSSELNRFPDNSFTIIILDECIDGNCITDIDTYTLNSRQLFVHLPKRKYIWNLPSHASGRRLIINDSILETFSPTLKHTFSPHSTYEMIQSNEEAYEKFSMEFDAIRKEIHSEVVFPELINARVRLLALMINLWIEQMHGKSALSDYNNPVFRFHELVETHYKTQKGVAFYAEELCITPNYLGVLCRKQYKISPLEFIKQRILLEAKKLLHSSNKSIKEIAFELGFNNFSHFSYFFRTQTGWTPKSYRMTMRKS; the protein is encoded by the coding sequence ATGCAACAAAAGAATAATTCAGCTGTATTGAAAGAAGAGGATAAAAAAGACATTGATGTTATTTATCAGGGCGAAATAAGTTCTTCCGAGCTTAACCGCTTTCCTGACAATTCTTTCACAATCATTATTTTAGATGAATGTATTGATGGTAACTGTATTACGGATATTGATACTTATACCTTAAATTCCCGGCAATTATTTGTTCATCTCCCTAAAAGGAAATATATATGGAATCTGCCTTCACATGCGAGTGGCAGAAGGCTGATCATTAATGATTCTATTCTTGAAACATTTTCTCCCACATTAAAGCATACTTTTTCGCCTCACAGTACATACGAAATGATTCAGTCAAATGAAGAAGCCTATGAAAAATTCAGTATGGAGTTTGATGCGATTCGTAAAGAAATACATTCGGAAGTAGTATTTCCGGAACTTATTAATGCAAGGGTAAGACTTTTAGCGCTAATGATTAACCTTTGGATAGAGCAGATGCATGGAAAATCAGCATTGAGTGATTACAATAATCCTGTTTTCCGGTTCCATGAACTTGTAGAAACCCACTACAAAACACAAAAAGGCGTAGCCTTTTATGCTGAAGAACTATGTATTACTCCCAATTACCTCGGAGTTCTGTGCAGAAAGCAATATAAAATATCTCCATTAGAATTTATAAAACAAAGAATATTATTGGAGGCAAAGAAATTGTTACACAGTTCAAATAAATCAATTAAAGAAATAGCTTTTGAGCTTGGATTTAATAATTTCTCTCATTTTTCCTATTTTTTCAGAACACAAACAGGCTGGACTCCCAAGAGTTACAGAATGACTATGAGAAAAAGTTAA
- a CDS encoding bestrophin family protein — translation MIIRKKEHWFRMLFVWHGSVLPALLPRLGLLLILSLLVTYFHGIILSFKVPLNPAPLTLFGFVLALFLGFRNNASYDRFWEGRKLWGALLNTTRALTRQAMTLSNIKNDTISVHSFVNLLSSFVFALKHQLRGTDAYEDLKLRLNEDQLKIVAGSKYKPTVIMRLLAEWAQKAKDEGFLDSIQQARFDENFDKLSDILGGCERLVSTPIPYSYRVLLHRTVYIYCFLLPFGLVDSLGWFTPLIVVFVAYTFVAFEAIADEIEEPFGTDANDLALNSMCIMIDETIHEMVGEHIAVSQKMTQNIID, via the coding sequence GGGATTGCTTTTAATCCTTTCTTTATTGGTGACTTATTTTCATGGAATAATACTCTCATTTAAAGTTCCGTTAAATCCTGCGCCACTGACGCTGTTTGGCTTTGTACTTGCCTTATTCCTCGGGTTTAGAAATAATGCCAGTTATGACAGATTTTGGGAAGGAAGAAAATTATGGGGTGCCTTGTTGAATACTACACGTGCATTGACTCGACAGGCAATGACTCTAAGCAATATAAAGAACGATACAATTTCTGTCCATAGCTTTGTTAACTTACTTAGTTCCTTTGTTTTTGCGCTGAAACATCAACTTAGAGGAACAGATGCTTATGAAGATTTAAAATTAAGGCTTAATGAAGACCAGCTGAAAATTGTTGCAGGATCAAAATATAAGCCTACAGTTATTATGCGGTTGCTTGCAGAATGGGCTCAGAAAGCAAAAGATGAAGGTTTCTTGGATTCCATCCAACAGGCGCGTTTTGATGAGAATTTTGATAAGCTTTCTGATATTTTAGGAGGTTGTGAAAGATTAGTTTCTACCCCGATTCCTTACAGTTACCGTGTTCTGTTGCATCGAACGGTGTATATTTATTGTTTTTTGCTGCCTTTCGGTCTTGTAGATTCGCTGGGATGGTTTACGCCTCTTATTGTCGTATTTGTAGCTTATACATTTGTTGCATTTGAAGCGATTGCAGATGAAATTGAGGAGCCTTTTGGAACGGATGCGAATGATTTAGCCTTGAACAGTATGTGTATTATGATTGATGAGACCATTCATGAGATGGTGGGAGAACATATTGCTGTTTCGCAGAAAATGACTCAGAATATTATTGATTGA
- the moaC gene encoding cyclic pyranopterin monophosphate synthase MoaC, with protein sequence MTNFSHLNKKEQPGMVNVGSKKVTHRKAVARAIVKIPENILEALQKDDFKTKKGSVFQTAIIAGIMAAKKTGDLIPLCHPIGMDNCEIDIEINSQNEIEIYCTAEIEAKTGIEMEALTGASVAALTIYDMCKAMSHDIVIKEIQLIEKTGGKNDFKRD encoded by the coding sequence ATGACAAACTTTTCACATCTTAATAAAAAGGAACAGCCGGGCATGGTAAATGTTGGCAGTAAAAAAGTTACGCACCGAAAAGCCGTTGCCAGAGCTATTGTGAAAATTCCTGAAAATATCCTGGAAGCACTTCAAAAGGATGATTTTAAAACTAAAAAAGGTTCTGTTTTCCAGACTGCCATCATTGCAGGAATAATGGCAGCAAAAAAAACCGGTGATTTGATTCCTCTCTGCCATCCGATCGGCATGGATAACTGCGAAATAGATATTGAAATCAACTCTCAAAATGAAATTGAAATCTATTGTACTGCAGAGATTGAAGCAAAAACAGGTATCGAAATGGAAGCACTGACAGGAGCTTCTGTTGCTGCACTTACCATTTACGATATGTGCAAAGCAATGAGCCATGACATTGTGATAAAAGAAATACAACTCATCGAAAAAACAGGAGGAAAAAATGATTTCAAAAGAGACTGA
- a CDS encoding NTP transferase domain-containing protein, with product MISKETDFPKLNGLILAGGKSQRMGNPKDKINWHGKEQRYFAADLLAPFCEEVFISCRQDQLENFDTDYKPLTDTFLNMGPFGGILSALRSQRDKAWLVVACDLPLLDEKSLEFLIENRNTEKAATTYESPFDGLPEPLITIWESKSYPLLLNFLGSGNTCPRKVLINSDTLILKPGNPEALMNVNTPEDMAKAKEILRK from the coding sequence ATGATTTCAAAAGAGACTGATTTCCCCAAATTAAACGGACTGATACTGGCAGGAGGAAAAAGCCAGCGAATGGGAAATCCTAAAGATAAAATCAATTGGCATGGCAAAGAGCAGCGGTATTTTGCGGCTGATCTTTTAGCTCCATTTTGTGAGGAGGTTTTTATTTCCTGCAGACAAGACCAACTGGAAAATTTTGATACGGATTACAAGCCCCTTACCGATACTTTTCTGAACATGGGACCTTTCGGCGGCATACTTTCGGCGTTGCGCTCTCAAAGAGATAAAGCATGGTTAGTCGTTGCCTGTGACTTACCTTTATTGGATGAAAAATCTTTAGAATTTTTAATTGAAAACAGAAATACCGAAAAAGCAGCAACCACTTATGAAAGCCCGTTTGATGGGCTTCCAGAACCGTTGATTACCATTTGGGAATCTAAAAGTTATCCTCTGCTCCTTAATTTTTTAGGATCAGGAAATACCTGTCCAAGAAAAGTTCTGATCAACAGTGATACATTAATCCTGAAACCAGGTAACCCAGAAGCTTTGATGAATGTGAACACACCTGAAGATATGGCAAAGGCAAAGGAAATTTTAAGAAAATAG
- a CDS encoding erythromycin esterase family protein: protein MKKILYTFIVSVIAVLILNKIVFKDIPEKEKQELLKDVQRYKHPIKSISMEYPDNSDLKVLGSVLKDNRILMLGENIHYDGATMQAKSRLIKYLHENLGYSVVLYEAGQYDTWVMNEEMKNNSLKIPSASIGGVGLFDFWWDNSETQPLISYYQKTKTSSHPIELGGFDIQFSGKELYDKRSKLLNDFLSKNSIDLKPFPLLNKNLNQISNFMYKGFAGKTLSENQKKDFLNEISRLEQVVSKLKKTPENRIYTRYLHDMRNNFDKIWKYKAGSMQSMQFRDSLMAKNLIHQIDSVYQGQKIIVWCANLHTFASRYNKDYLPLGAYIKSKYGKASYMVDFSSYAKYNKTGTPMDKPGKLAIENTFHATKTPYFFINLRNIPESSVLKNEFVSTINQGTDQKKVWSQFFDGIFYIDTNTFLTSHE, encoded by the coding sequence ATGAAAAAAATACTTTACACTTTTATAGTTTCTGTCATTGCAGTTTTAATCCTGAATAAAATTGTTTTTAAAGATATTCCTGAAAAAGAAAAACAGGAACTCCTGAAAGACGTCCAGCGGTATAAACATCCTATAAAAAGTATTTCTATGGAATACCCAGACAACAGTGACCTTAAGGTTCTGGGTTCTGTGCTTAAAGATAACAGGATTTTAATGTTGGGAGAAAACATTCATTATGACGGAGCTACCATGCAGGCCAAAAGCAGACTCATCAAATATCTTCATGAAAATTTGGGATATAGCGTTGTACTTTATGAAGCAGGACAATATGATACCTGGGTGATGAATGAAGAAATGAAGAACAATAGCCTGAAAATTCCTTCAGCTTCCATAGGAGGAGTGGGACTTTTCGATTTTTGGTGGGATAACAGCGAAACCCAACCTCTGATCAGCTATTATCAGAAAACTAAAACATCATCCCATCCGATAGAGCTGGGCGGATTTGATATACAATTTTCCGGAAAGGAACTTTATGACAAACGAAGTAAGTTATTGAACGATTTTTTAAGCAAAAATTCGATTGACCTTAAGCCATTTCCTCTTCTAAACAAAAACCTTAATCAGATCTCCAATTTTATGTACAAAGGGTTTGCCGGAAAAACTTTATCAGAAAATCAGAAAAAAGACTTTCTCAATGAAATCAGCCGGCTTGAACAGGTGGTTTCAAAACTGAAAAAAACACCTGAAAATAGAATATATACCCGGTATTTACATGATATGAGAAACAATTTTGATAAAATATGGAAATATAAGGCCGGATCTATGCAGAGTATGCAGTTCAGAGACTCTCTGATGGCTAAAAATCTTATTCATCAGATTGATTCTGTGTACCAGGGACAAAAGATTATTGTGTGGTGTGCAAATCTTCATACTTTTGCGAGCCGGTACAACAAAGATTACTTACCTCTGGGCGCTTATATCAAAAGTAAATACGGAAAGGCTTCTTATATGGTTGACTTTTCATCCTATGCCAAATATAATAAAACAGGAACCCCTATGGATAAGCCTGGAAAGCTCGCCATCGAAAATACGTTTCATGCAACGAAGACTCCTTATTTTTTTATCAATCTCAGAAATATCCCGGAAAGTTCTGTACTGAAGAACGAGTTTGTATCCACTATCAATCAGGGAACAGATCAGAAAAAAGTCTGGAGCCAGTTTTTTGACGGAATATTCTATATAGACACCAATACTTTTTTAACCTCTCACGAATAA
- a CDS encoding ABC transporter ATP-binding protein, with the protein MESITTQNLSYTIGSKTILNNINLNIPEGSIYGYLGRNGAGKSTTIKLLLGLLESSADNIFIQNKSLKQNRTEILANTGNLIESPCFYTKLTVFENLKYLDIIYGKGNKRIDEVLELVDLHNEKKKKATALSMGMKQRLGIAMAIFHDPKLLILDEPLNGLDPQGIFEMRKLFQHLNEQGKTIFLSSHILSELEKTATHIGIIEGGQMIFQGTKNELLSNVEKEVVLKVNPVEKALALLQDTFSATLNNTNKISVRINDDKEFNSLLTTLIQNGIEIYGIESQTTNLEQIFINLISKNHD; encoded by the coding sequence ATGGAAAGCATTACTACTCAAAACCTCAGTTATACCATAGGTTCTAAAACTATTCTGAACAATATCAACCTTAACATTCCTGAAGGCAGTATTTACGGCTATCTGGGAAGAAACGGAGCGGGAAAATCGACTACGATTAAACTTCTTCTGGGACTTTTGGAATCATCTGCAGACAATATTTTCATTCAAAATAAAAGCTTAAAACAGAATCGGACAGAGATTCTTGCCAACACAGGAAACCTGATTGAATCCCCTTGTTTTTATACAAAACTTACTGTTTTTGAAAACCTCAAATACCTGGACATTATCTATGGCAAAGGAAACAAAAGGATTGATGAGGTTCTAGAACTGGTAGATCTTCATAATGAGAAAAAGAAAAAGGCAACAGCTCTATCAATGGGAATGAAACAGCGTCTGGGAATTGCGATGGCTATTTTTCATGATCCGAAACTTCTGATCCTGGATGAACCACTCAACGGACTTGATCCTCAGGGAATCTTTGAAATGAGAAAACTCTTCCAGCATTTGAATGAACAGGGAAAAACCATATTTCTTTCAAGCCATATTTTGAGCGAGCTTGAAAAAACGGCAACCCACATTGGAATTATTGAAGGCGGACAAATGATTTTTCAGGGCACAAAAAATGAACTTTTAAGCAATGTGGAAAAAGAAGTTGTTTTAAAAGTTAATCCTGTTGAAAAAGCATTAGCTCTACTCCAGGACACATTTTCCGCAACGCTGAATAATACAAACAAAATTTCTGTAAGAATCAATGATGATAAAGAATTCAATAGCCTTCTCACCACGTTGATCCAAAATGGAATTGAGATCTATGGTATAGAATCTCAAACCACCAATCTTGAGCAGATCTTCATTAATTTAATTTCTAAAAATCATGACTAA
- a CDS encoding thermonuclease family protein has translation MKRLMLLYVLFPVFLFSQTTGKVVKISDGDTITLLLKGNQQKKIRLAEVDCPESGQAFGKNAKQFTSAQVFGKTVSFVETTTDRYGRSIAKVYYDDGKYLSKELIKAGMGWWYFSYSKDASLGKIQENAQYRKVGLWQDVNAVAPWDYRKMKRELRNNKKIEAAKTGTKVKAVA, from the coding sequence ATGAAACGATTAATGCTGCTGTACGTACTTTTCCCTGTATTCCTATTCTCACAGACTACCGGAAAAGTGGTCAAAATTTCAGACGGAGATACCATTACTTTACTGTTAAAAGGCAATCAGCAAAAAAAAATCAGGCTGGCTGAAGTCGATTGTCCGGAAAGTGGACAGGCATTCGGGAAAAATGCCAAACAGTTTACTTCTGCCCAGGTATTTGGGAAAACGGTAAGCTTTGTAGAAACCACTACAGACCGTTATGGAAGGTCTATTGCGAAAGTATATTATGATGACGGGAAATACCTTTCCAAAGAGCTTATTAAAGCCGGAATGGGATGGTGGTATTTTTCTTATTCCAAAGATGCTTCTTTAGGTAAAATTCAGGAAAATGCACAATATAGAAAAGTCGGTCTCTGGCAGGATGTGAATGCTGTTGCACCCTGGGATTACCGTAAAATGAAACGTGAGCTTAGAAATAATAAGAAAATCGAGGCCGCCAAAACCGGAACAAAAGTAAAAGCAGTAGCATAA
- a CDS encoding ABC transporter permease, with the protein MTNTNIFLKAFSSEQYKLSKNKEIFGILLLPVLIIFAIDLYMVYDVLRSGAEETEGTVNPWKMSLGRTIFMFFYLLYPILVSLFVHACCDVEYRNNNYKILFTLPVSKTKIFFSKAIFIQITVFFSVLFSYLTLLLSGYLLSIVFPQLGFQNYDFREVIFYVFLKFFITLSAIAMVQLTLSLLFKNFIYPIGFGVFMLLFTTIIYQKKFADFLIYTGGYKSMENFMNENIAFERIDYCNIAAIFIFMATSFYLFVRKKGG; encoded by the coding sequence ATGACTAATACCAATATTTTCTTAAAAGCTTTTTCATCCGAGCAGTATAAACTCTCGAAAAACAAAGAGATTTTCGGAATTCTGCTGCTTCCTGTTTTAATCATCTTTGCGATTGATCTGTACATGGTGTATGATGTGCTCCGTTCCGGAGCGGAAGAAACAGAGGGAACAGTAAATCCCTGGAAAATGTCATTGGGAAGGACTATATTTATGTTTTTCTATCTTCTCTACCCTATTCTGGTATCACTTTTTGTACACGCCTGCTGTGATGTGGAATACAGAAATAATAATTATAAAATTCTTTTCACGCTTCCAGTTTCCAAAACCAAAATATTTTTCTCGAAAGCTATATTTATCCAGATAACTGTTTTTTTCTCTGTTCTTTTCTCTTATCTGACTTTACTGCTAAGCGGATATCTGCTAAGTATCGTTTTTCCACAACTGGGTTTCCAGAATTATGATTTCAGAGAAGTGATATTTTATGTCTTTCTGAAGTTTTTTATTACTCTTTCTGCTATCGCTATGGTACAGCTAACTTTGAGTCTTCTTTTTAAAAACTTCATTTATCCTATTGGTTTTGGAGTATTCATGCTGCTTTTCACGACGATTATCTATCAGAAAAAATTCGCTGATTTTCTGATTTATACCGGAGGCTACAAATCAATGGAAAACTTCATGAACGAAAATATCGCTTTCGAAAGAATAGATTACTGTAATATCGCTGCTATTTTTATCTTCATGGCTACGAGTTTTTATCTTTTTGTAAGGAAGAAAGGGGGTTAA
- the moaA gene encoding GTP 3',8-cyclase MoaA: MLTDQFGRSINYLRLAIVDRCNLRCTYCMPENGLTWIKQKELMTDEEMLRICSVFTELGVDKIRITGGEPFVRKNSIELIQNISQLDGLTDLSITTNGLLTEQYIPQLKKFGIKSVNLSLDTLDKERFFRITRRNSFDQVMKTLDSLLQHHIKVKINTVVMEGENTEDIIPLVMLAKELPVDVRFIEEMPFNGSDTDISLKWNFTQIYSYIKDHFPEIQKTDDPKSSTSYSYKIPGFTGNIGIIAAYTRSFCGDCNRIRITPSGILRTCLYEGTGVNLKDEIRMGKTDEELKNIIISSIQKKPKDGWEAQKLSLTASQIHQSMATIGG; the protein is encoded by the coding sequence ATGTTGACAGATCAATTTGGAAGGAGCATAAACTATCTTCGGCTTGCTATCGTAGACCGGTGTAATCTCCGCTGCACCTACTGTATGCCGGAAAACGGTCTTACCTGGATTAAGCAAAAGGAATTAATGACTGACGAAGAAATGCTCAGAATCTGTTCGGTATTTACAGAATTGGGAGTAGATAAAATCAGGATAACAGGAGGAGAGCCTTTTGTCAGAAAAAACAGTATTGAACTCATCCAAAATATATCGCAATTAGATGGACTTACCGATCTCAGTATAACAACCAACGGTCTTCTTACAGAACAGTATATTCCGCAACTTAAAAAATTCGGGATCAAATCTGTCAACTTAAGCCTTGATACACTCGATAAGGAACGCTTTTTCCGAATCACCAGAAGAAATAGTTTTGATCAGGTGATGAAAACTTTAGACAGTTTATTACAACATCATATAAAAGTAAAAATCAACACGGTAGTCATGGAAGGGGAAAATACTGAGGATATCATTCCATTGGTTATGCTCGCAAAAGAGCTTCCGGTAGATGTCCGCTTTATTGAAGAAATGCCTTTTAACGGAAGTGATACTGATATTTCCCTGAAATGGAATTTTACACAAATTTACAGCTATATTAAAGATCATTTCCCAGAAATCCAAAAGACAGATGATCCTAAAAGCTCAACGTCTTACAGTTATAAGATCCCAGGCTTTACAGGAAATATTGGAATCATTGCAGCTTATACCCGTTCATTTTGTGGAGACTGCAACAGAATAAGAATCACTCCTTCTGGTATTCTCAGAACCTGTTTATATGAAGGAACCGGTGTCAATCTAAAAGATGAAATCCGTATGGGAAAAACAGATGAAGAGTTGAAAAACATAATTATCAGCAGCATACAAAAAAAACCGAAAGACGGCTGGGAAGCTCAGAAACTGAGTTTAACCGCCTCACAAATCCATCAGTCAATGGCAACAATAGGAGGATAA
- a CDS encoding molybdopterin molybdotransferase MoeA — protein sequence MEMISVQQAEEIILSQIKDFGTEEIFYENALGRILAENILADRDLPPFDRSTVDGIAISFNSFEKGIRTFTIKAVQAAGEVPVSIDDENECIEIMTGAALDSSMDTIIRYEDISINKNFASITIDVKKGQNIHLKGRDKKAGEILVKANQVITPSILGIAASVGKTFLTVKRLPKVAIISTGDEMVPPETIPTPFQLRRSNGITIKSVLEKYRINADWLHWNDDFEFIKKELSQCIENYDILLMSGGVSMGKFDYLPKACDELGIEKIFHKIRQRPGKPFWFGKSQNEKLIFAFPGNPVSVFMCLYRYFIPWLEKSLEIPKTAQYAVLQNDIDFPSPLQYFAQVKLSVNPSGQLIAESVNTNGSGDFSHLAETHAFIELPLEKTEFKKGEVYKIWKYNF from the coding sequence ATGGAAATGATTAGCGTACAGCAGGCAGAAGAGATCATACTTTCCCAAATCAAAGACTTCGGAACCGAGGAGATTTTCTATGAAAATGCCTTAGGAAGAATTTTAGCAGAAAATATTTTGGCAGATCGCGATTTGCCGCCATTTGACAGGTCAACAGTAGATGGAATTGCCATCAGTTTTAATTCGTTTGAAAAAGGAATTCGCACCTTTACCATCAAAGCTGTACAGGCAGCGGGAGAAGTTCCAGTTTCTATTGATGACGAAAACGAATGCATAGAAATTATGACTGGAGCAGCTTTGGATTCTTCAATGGACACTATCATTCGTTATGAAGATATTTCGATAAACAAAAATTTTGCAAGCATTACTATCGATGTTAAAAAAGGACAGAATATCCATCTGAAAGGAAGAGATAAAAAGGCAGGAGAAATATTGGTAAAAGCCAATCAAGTGATAACTCCATCTATTCTCGGGATTGCTGCGTCAGTGGGAAAAACATTTCTAACAGTGAAAAGACTTCCCAAAGTAGCCATTATTTCTACAGGGGACGAAATGGTACCACCTGAAACGATCCCTACTCCATTTCAGTTAAGACGCTCCAACGGAATTACTATAAAATCCGTTTTGGAAAAATACAGAATAAATGCTGACTGGCTGCATTGGAATGATGATTTTGAATTCATAAAAAAGGAACTTTCCCAATGCATCGAAAATTATGATATTTTGCTGATGAGCGGTGGGGTTTCTATGGGGAAATTCGATTATCTGCCCAAAGCCTGTGATGAACTGGGAATAGAGAAAATTTTTCATAAAATAAGACAAAGACCGGGAAAACCGTTCTGGTTTGGAAAAAGCCAAAATGAAAAATTGATTTTTGCATTTCCGGGAAATCCGGTTTCCGTATTTATGTGTCTGTACCGGTATTTTATTCCCTGGTTGGAAAAATCTTTGGAGATCCCGAAAACAGCACAATATGCCGTTTTACAAAATGATATAGATTTTCCATCTCCACTTCAGTATTTTGCGCAGGTAAAACTCAGTGTGAACCCATCGGGACAATTAATCGCCGAATCAGTAAATACCAATGGTTCCGGAGACTTTTCCCATCTCGCAGAGACTCATGCATTCATAGAGCTTCCCCTGGAAAAAACTGAGTTTAAGAAAGGCGAAGTGTATAAAATCTGGAAATATAATTTTTAA
- a CDS encoding HesA/MoeB/ThiF family protein, protein MSDPLERYHCQMALPGFGVSSQELLKKAKILIVGMGGLGCPSAQYLASSGIGTIGLADDDTVSESNLHRQILYAPEDIGKSKVDIAATKLQQQNPSVKIIPFNFRVTSENVMDLISDFDLIIEGTDNFETKCLLNDACVLSGKPLVYGAIYQYEGQVSIWNVIQKDGTYSPNYRDVFPNAEESQVPNCREGGVLPTLAGIVGCMQANEAIKYFTNPEDSLAGKLWMMNVLNGKTQIIKLRKTSVQITALPQAVDTITFEQLMQKKDHFEIIDVRTSQEHEQFNIGGINLPAEELQNHSDYISGCSKPILVYCQSGKRSTEAVRKIKKSFPEKKVFSLKDGIQKIQ, encoded by the coding sequence ATGAGTGACCCGCTTGAACGTTATCATTGCCAGATGGCTTTACCCGGATTTGGTGTTTCTTCCCAGGAATTACTTAAAAAAGCTAAAATTCTGATAGTAGGTATGGGCGGATTGGGCTGTCCTTCGGCACAATATCTTGCTTCTTCAGGTATAGGGACAATTGGTCTTGCGGATGATGATACAGTCTCAGAAAGCAATCTGCACCGCCAGATTTTATATGCTCCGGAAGATATTGGAAAATCAAAAGTTGACATTGCCGCTACAAAATTACAACAACAAAATCCATCGGTAAAAATCATTCCTTTCAATTTTCGGGTAACTTCCGAAAATGTAATGGATTTGATTTCAGACTTTGATTTAATCATTGAAGGAACTGATAATTTTGAAACAAAATGTTTGCTGAATGACGCTTGTGTTTTATCTGGAAAACCGTTGGTTTACGGAGCAATTTATCAATATGAAGGCCAGGTAAGTATCTGGAATGTTATACAGAAAGACGGTACTTACTCTCCCAATTACCGTGATGTTTTTCCGAATGCGGAAGAATCACAGGTTCCGAACTGCAGAGAAGGCGGCGTGCTTCCTACGCTGGCAGGAATTGTAGGATGTATGCAGGCTAATGAAGCTATAAAATATTTTACAAATCCCGAAGATTCACTGGCTGGAAAACTCTGGATGATGAATGTTCTGAATGGCAAAACGCAGATTATTAAATTAAGAAAAACTTCTGTGCAGATTACAGCTTTACCTCAGGCTGTTGATACCATTACGTTTGAGCAGCTGATGCAGAAGAAAGATCATTTTGAAATCATAGATGTCCGTACATCGCAAGAGCATGAACAGTTTAATATAGGAGGAATTAATCTTCCTGCAGAAGAATTACAGAATCATTCAGATTATATTTCGGGTTGTTCAAAACCTATTCTGGTTTATTGTCAATCCGGGAAGCGAAGTACAGAAGCGGTAAGAAAAATAAAAAAGAGCTTTCCTGAAAAGAAAGTATTTTCTTTAAAAGACGGCATTCAAAAAATACAATAA
- a CDS encoding N-acetylmuramoyl-L-alanine amidase, giving the protein MRKTLYIIGLSTFVFSCTSQPNVKKNTYKPKTPITQAKPKVQTTPPVAPKPKVVSDHGVDFFTTNIADPTKNDNTASYGSIVSAKPGGYKVVKTYFPAVAQNFRQRYLILHYTALADDKSITVLTQQAVSAHYLVNNTGDNEIYQLVDENKRAYHAGVSSWRNDKNLNDTSIGIEIVNAGYSTDAAGKRTFAPFSDDQVKKVAALVKDIVTRYQIQPTYVLAHSDIAPTRKQDPGPMFPWKKLYDEYQIGMWYDEAAKQAYLEAAQSDITAKYNETSFIFLIQTSLQKFGYGLDLSGTWDDATKKTIEAFQYHFRPQNYDGIMDAETWAILQALNQKYPVK; this is encoded by the coding sequence ATGCGTAAGACATTATATATCATCGGATTAAGCACTTTTGTTTTTTCATGTACTTCTCAGCCAAATGTGAAAAAAAATACTTACAAACCGAAAACCCCAATAACACAGGCCAAACCGAAGGTTCAGACAACACCGCCGGTGGCTCCAAAACCAAAAGTAGTATCCGATCATGGAGTAGACTTTTTTACTACTAATATAGCAGACCCAACAAAAAATGATAATACGGCAAGTTATGGTTCTATTGTATCTGCAAAACCAGGAGGATATAAAGTTGTAAAGACTTATTTTCCTGCAGTAGCTCAAAATTTCAGACAACGTTACTTAATATTACATTATACAGCTCTTGCAGATGATAAATCGATTACCGTTCTTACCCAGCAGGCGGTGAGTGCCCACTATCTGGTAAATAATACAGGAGATAACGAGATCTATCAGTTGGTAGATGAAAATAAAAGAGCATACCATGCAGGAGTAAGCTCATGGAGAAATGATAAAAATCTTAATGATACTTCTATCGGGATTGAAATTGTAAATGCTGGCTATTCTACAGATGCTGCAGGTAAAAGAACATTTGCTCCTTTTAGTGATGATCAGGTGAAAAAAGTGGCCGCATTGGTTAAAGATATTGTGACAAGATATCAGATTCAGCCTACTTATGTACTTGCTCACTCAGATATTGCTCCAACAAGAAAACAGGATCCGGGACCTATGTTCCCATGGAAAAAGCTGTATGACGAATACCAGATTGGGATGTGGTATGATGAAGCAGCAAAGCAGGCTTATCTTGAGGCGGCACAGTCAGATATTACGGCAAAATATAATGAAACCAGCTTTATTTTCCTTATTCAGACCTCATTACAGAAATTTGGGTATGGATTGGATCTTAGCGGAACATGGGATGATGCTACCAAAAAAACAATTGAAGCATTCCAGTACCACTTCCGTCCACAGAATTATGACGGAATCATGGATGCCGAAACATGGGCAATACTGCAAGCTTTAAATCAAAAATATCCAGTAAAATAA